The following proteins are co-located in the Paludibaculum fermentans genome:
- a CDS encoding ATP-dependent Clp protease adaptor ClpS, whose translation MVPLWNVVLLDDDDHTYDYVIEMLCRLFFKTVEEAYGNAVEVDSTGRTIVMTCDKPAAEFARDQIHGYGADWRMPNCKGSMSAILEPVA comes from the coding sequence TTGGTCCCTCTGTGGAACGTCGTCCTTCTGGATGACGATGACCACACGTACGACTACGTGATCGAGATGCTTTGCCGGCTGTTCTTTAAGACAGTGGAAGAAGCTTACGGGAACGCCGTCGAAGTGGATTCCACCGGCCGGACCATCGTCATGACCTGCGACAAGCCGGCTGCCGAGTTTGCGCGGGATCAGATCCACGGATACGGCGCCGACTGGCGCATGCCCAACTGCAAGGGCTCGATGTCGGCCATCCTCGAACCGGTCGCCTGA
- a CDS encoding carboxypeptidase-like regulatory domain-containing protein, translating to MSDPRWRFALLLLTSTLLRAQSGSTGALEGTVLDAAGAPVPNASITIHNPATDQSLTATTDEKGGFRFSLLEPATYEITFTTTGFKTARMPQMAISVSEIPVLEATLEPGNPAESIDCHCKVTAAAPSTGTLIDRKTITAVPLNTRNFTQVLSMSSGSAAGVNNAGTLGRGSSSVNINGNTTAGAYTIDGAYSPSTVPNPDTISEFKIQTSQYDAGYGAMVPSTNLVTRRGENEIHGNMWEFLRNDIFNANSYFRGSTGQDKPNLKQNQFGATLGGPVRRNKWFFFGSYQGTRQVNGIDPTSIANLILPPLGNDRSASALAAQFCPGNHSNPAAYLSFAGGRQLDCNNQNTGTTAAISPVALRLLQAKAADGSYLIPIPQTIMTSGSNAGLGFSAYSQPSFYREKHFLANSDYVLSPKHTFSGRLFTATVDQLRTFGSPGGYPGAPVVPGWGANQALTATDIATSGRLTSNLTANLVNEATFAFTRNNTDAVAPNLPKASDFGMTAVDPLFPHPPEITVLGGLGTFRLFGTNPNDNHFKTVTNSVMDNLSWVHGRQRIRVGGAYVNQYNGRADTGGARGKLTFQTFADFLLGMNAADNLSPAGRSNIQTVQASEGVGQFGDVEYHYRRHYGSAYFQDDIKLSPRLTVNFGLRWEFIGPSYDTTGTIGNASLALLRQTAIPPADGTLAGNTVSANYDPNLVNPYTGSPFGPPPQGVIVRPNSSFYENGTPRDRLAPRTGFAWHPFGASSRLVLGGGYGWFYQTPTFSANAATAPLFTAVPFAQSFTNSDASNSQSTFQQPFPQTTLGYVPRTLTSQLSDRLAGPEYKLPRLQQWNFSVKTRLTQAMSFDLAYVGSRAGDLLFSHGMNQSVLAGPSNPVNCGYDGDSSHCITTNTSKNAKQRVPILGETPTALVLSEFGAKSWYHSMQATLRGRTARGLTFQSAYTLSKAMNNTSVFNDQNNLELAKARASFDRTHRVITNFDYNLPAFLGTHGFRGSLLSGWSLSGIVVLQSGLPMTLTDPNGGSVYGRAGTSTVTLCPGATYSQLVTPGGIGQRLDRWINTGALCSAAAVGSDGSTGYGTAGQSIMNGPGQVNTDFSLGKRTRVGGLRETAELGFRMEFYNAMNHPQFSNPGTTLGTASFGVITQSAVAPRLIQFGLKYQF from the coding sequence GTGTCTGATCCCCGTTGGCGCTTCGCTCTTCTTCTCCTCACCAGCACCCTTCTGCGTGCGCAGTCCGGCTCTACCGGAGCCCTGGAAGGCACGGTCCTCGATGCCGCCGGCGCCCCGGTGCCGAACGCCTCCATCACGATCCACAATCCAGCCACCGACCAGTCCCTCACCGCGACCACCGACGAAAAAGGCGGCTTCCGTTTCTCTCTGCTCGAGCCCGCCACCTACGAGATCACCTTCACCACCACCGGTTTCAAGACCGCCCGCATGCCTCAAATGGCCATCAGCGTCTCCGAAATCCCTGTCCTGGAAGCAACCCTTGAACCCGGCAATCCGGCCGAGTCCATCGACTGCCACTGCAAAGTCACCGCCGCCGCCCCCTCCACCGGCACCCTGATCGACCGCAAGACCATCACCGCCGTCCCCCTGAATACCCGCAACTTCACCCAGGTGCTCTCCATGTCGTCCGGCTCCGCCGCTGGAGTGAACAACGCCGGCACCCTGGGACGCGGCTCCTCCAGCGTCAACATCAACGGCAACACCACCGCCGGCGCGTACACCATCGACGGCGCCTATTCCCCCAGCACGGTGCCGAACCCGGACACTATTTCGGAGTTCAAAATCCAAACATCCCAATATGACGCCGGCTATGGAGCCATGGTCCCCAGCACGAACCTGGTCACCCGGCGCGGCGAAAACGAGATCCACGGCAATATGTGGGAGTTCCTGCGCAACGACATCTTCAACGCGAACTCCTACTTCCGCGGCTCCACCGGGCAGGACAAACCGAATCTGAAGCAGAATCAGTTCGGCGCAACTCTGGGCGGACCCGTCCGCCGCAACAAGTGGTTCTTCTTCGGCTCCTACCAGGGCACGCGCCAGGTGAACGGTATCGACCCCACCTCCATCGCCAACCTGATCCTGCCCCCGTTGGGGAACGACCGCTCCGCCTCCGCCCTGGCCGCCCAGTTCTGCCCTGGCAATCATTCGAACCCGGCCGCCTATCTCTCCTTCGCCGGCGGCCGGCAACTCGACTGCAACAACCAGAACACCGGCACCACCGCGGCGATCAGCCCCGTCGCCCTGCGCCTGCTCCAGGCCAAGGCAGCCGACGGCAGCTACTTGATCCCCATCCCGCAGACCATCATGACCTCGGGCTCCAATGCCGGCCTGGGCTTCTCGGCCTACAGCCAGCCCTCGTTCTATCGCGAGAAGCATTTCCTGGCCAACTCGGACTACGTCCTTTCGCCGAAGCACACCTTCTCCGGCCGCCTCTTCACGGCAACTGTCGACCAATTGCGGACCTTCGGTTCGCCCGGCGGCTATCCCGGAGCGCCGGTTGTCCCTGGCTGGGGCGCGAACCAGGCCCTCACCGCCACCGATATCGCCACCAGCGGGCGCCTCACCTCCAACCTCACCGCCAATCTGGTGAACGAAGCCACCTTCGCCTTCACCCGGAATAACACCGATGCCGTCGCCCCAAATCTGCCGAAGGCCTCCGATTTCGGGATGACCGCCGTCGACCCGCTCTTCCCCCATCCGCCCGAAATCACCGTCCTCGGCGGCCTGGGCACGTTCCGCCTGTTCGGCACCAACCCCAACGACAACCACTTCAAGACGGTGACCAACTCGGTGATGGACAATCTCTCGTGGGTCCATGGCCGTCAGCGGATTCGAGTCGGGGGCGCTTACGTGAACCAGTACAACGGCCGCGCCGACACCGGCGGAGCCCGCGGCAAGCTGACGTTTCAGACCTTCGCCGACTTCCTGCTCGGCATGAACGCAGCCGACAACCTGAGCCCAGCCGGCCGCAGCAACATCCAGACCGTGCAGGCCAGCGAGGGCGTCGGCCAGTTCGGCGATGTCGAGTATCACTACCGCCGCCACTACGGCTCCGCCTACTTCCAGGACGACATCAAGCTCAGCCCGCGGCTCACCGTCAACTTCGGCCTGCGCTGGGAGTTCATCGGCCCCTCCTACGACACCACGGGAACCATCGGCAATGCGTCATTGGCGTTGCTGCGCCAGACCGCCATTCCACCGGCCGACGGCACCCTGGCCGGCAACACCGTATCGGCGAACTACGACCCGAACCTCGTCAATCCCTATACTGGCAGCCCCTTCGGACCGCCACCGCAGGGCGTCATCGTGCGGCCCAACAGCAGCTTCTACGAGAACGGCACCCCGCGCGACCGCCTCGCGCCCCGCACCGGCTTCGCCTGGCATCCCTTCGGCGCCTCCAGCCGCCTGGTCCTGGGCGGCGGCTACGGCTGGTTCTACCAGACCCCCACCTTCAGCGCCAATGCCGCCACCGCGCCCCTGTTCACCGCCGTGCCGTTCGCCCAAAGCTTCACCAACAGCGACGCGAGCAACAGCCAGTCCACCTTCCAGCAGCCCTTCCCGCAGACCACCCTGGGCTACGTCCCACGCACCCTGACATCGCAACTGTCAGACCGCCTCGCGGGTCCCGAGTACAAATTGCCCCGCTTGCAACAGTGGAACTTCAGCGTGAAAACGCGCCTCACCCAGGCCATGTCGTTCGATCTCGCCTACGTCGGCTCGCGAGCCGGAGACCTGCTGTTCTCCCACGGCATGAACCAGTCCGTGCTGGCCGGCCCGTCCAACCCCGTGAACTGCGGTTACGACGGCGACTCCTCCCACTGCATCACCACCAACACATCCAAGAACGCGAAACAACGCGTCCCCATCCTGGGCGAGACGCCCACCGCACTCGTCTTGAGCGAATTTGGAGCCAAGTCGTGGTACCACAGCATGCAAGCCACGCTGCGCGGCCGCACCGCCCGGGGGCTGACGTTCCAATCCGCCTACACGCTCTCGAAGGCGATGAACAATACCAGCGTCTTCAACGACCAGAACAACCTGGAGCTGGCGAAGGCCCGCGCTTCGTTCGACCGCACCCATCGCGTCATCACCAACTTCGACTACAACCTGCCCGCCTTCCTGGGCACCCATGGCTTCCGCGGCAGCCTGCTCAGCGGCTGGTCGCTTTCCGGCATCGTGGTTCTCCAGAGCGGCCTGCCGATGACCCTGACCGATCCCAACGGCGGCTCCGTCTACGGCCGCGCCGGCACCTCCACCGTTACCCTCTGTCCCGGAGCCACCTACAGCCAGCTCGTCACCCCCGGCGGCATCGGCCAACGGCTGGATCGCTGGATCAATACCGGCGCGCTCTGCTCCGCCGCCGCCGTCGGCTCCGACGGTTCCACCGGCTACGGCACCGCCGGACAGAGCATCATGAATGGCCCGGGCCAGGTCAACACGGACTTTTCGTTGGGGAAACGGACCCGCGTCGGCGGATTGCGGGAAACGGCTGAACTCGGTTTCCGCATGGAGTTCTACAACGCCATGAACCACCCGCAGTTCTCAAACCCGGGTACGACCCTGGGCACGGCAAGTTTTGGCGTAATCACCCAGTCGGCCGTGGCGCCGAGGTTGATCCAATTCGGCCTGAAGTATCAGTTCTAG
- a CDS encoding aspartate aminotransferase family protein → MSTSNIDQVIETDCLIAKQQHLEQAMEFIPGGVNSSLRAVEPRLVPVRAEGAYFYDMDGTRYLDYHGAFGPPILGHSHPAVTKRVKAAIEETDQVGVGIGPLEIELARKIVQHIPSGDKALLCNSGSEATYHAIRLSRAVTGRSKVIKFQGCYHGFHDALAMNVITPKEKLGQRDPLSAGSHSAVLADTFVCEFNNLDEVTQVFEKNPEQIAAVILEPIPHNIGCVMPRQEFLEGLRALTQKHGTILIFDEVITGFRHSLGGYQKICGVTPDLTTLGKAIANGYPIAALAGRRDLMDRFNTRTGGDVFWAGTFNGHPVGAAAALATIEVLEKPESHQYLFQLGDRMRAGLREITSRRGLTAEVAGFGSVFLTYFMEGPIRSFTDLYRNDAAFFIEYRRRLVSRGIFKLPMNLKRNHLSLSHTQADVDRTLEACDAVIGELKK, encoded by the coding sequence GTGTCGACCAGCAACATCGATCAAGTGATTGAAACCGACTGCCTCATCGCGAAACAGCAGCACCTGGAGCAGGCGATGGAGTTCATTCCGGGCGGGGTGAACAGTTCGCTGCGAGCCGTGGAGCCGCGGTTGGTGCCAGTGCGCGCGGAAGGCGCGTACTTCTACGACATGGACGGAACCAGATACCTGGATTATCACGGAGCCTTCGGCCCGCCGATCCTGGGGCACAGCCATCCGGCGGTGACGAAGCGGGTGAAGGCCGCCATCGAGGAGACGGATCAGGTGGGCGTCGGCATCGGGCCGCTGGAGATCGAACTGGCGCGCAAGATCGTGCAGCACATTCCTTCGGGGGACAAGGCCCTGTTGTGCAATTCGGGGAGTGAGGCGACGTATCACGCGATCCGCCTGTCGCGCGCGGTGACCGGCCGGAGCAAGGTCATCAAGTTTCAGGGGTGCTATCACGGCTTCCACGATGCCCTGGCCATGAACGTCATCACGCCGAAGGAGAAGCTGGGCCAGCGGGATCCGCTGTCGGCCGGGTCGCACTCGGCGGTGCTGGCGGATACGTTTGTCTGCGAGTTCAACAACCTGGACGAAGTGACGCAGGTGTTCGAGAAGAATCCGGAACAGATCGCGGCGGTGATCCTGGAGCCGATTCCGCACAACATCGGCTGCGTGATGCCGCGGCAGGAGTTCCTGGAGGGCCTGCGGGCGCTGACGCAGAAGCACGGCACCATCCTGATCTTCGACGAAGTGATCACCGGCTTCCGGCACAGTTTGGGCGGCTACCAAAAGATCTGCGGCGTGACTCCGGACCTGACGACGCTGGGCAAGGCGATCGCGAACGGGTATCCGATTGCGGCGCTGGCCGGACGGCGCGACCTGATGGACAGATTCAACACGCGGACCGGGGGCGATGTGTTCTGGGCCGGGACGTTCAACGGACATCCGGTGGGCGCGGCGGCGGCGTTGGCTACTATTGAAGTCTTGGAGAAGCCGGAGTCGCACCAGTATTTGTTCCAGTTGGGCGACCGCATGCGGGCGGGGCTGCGCGAGATCACGTCGCGGCGCGGCCTGACGGCGGAAGTCGCGGGATTCGGGTCGGTCTTCCTGACCTACTTCATGGAAGGACCGATCCGCAGCTTCACTGACCTGTACCGCAACGACGCGGCTTTCTTTATCGAGTACCGGCGCCGCCTGGTGTCACGGGGCATCTTCAAGCTGCCCATGAACCTGAAGCGCAATCATCTGAGCCTGAGCCACACGCAGGCCGATGTCGATCGTACGCTGGAAGCTTGTGATGCCGTGATTGGGGAGTTGAAAAAGTAA
- a CDS encoding Gfo/Idh/MocA family protein, producing the protein MSEPTVSRRGFLGVAGAASVAATASPALHAAPGPRPSGQLRIGVVGGGFGNTFFWHLDPDCKVVAVCDLLPEKQKLLAERYRCTNTYKNFREFLKHPDLDAVAVFTPAPLHAFMAVEAMKAGKHVISAVPAGLSVEELEEILDTVKKTGLRYMMAETSYYRQPVITCRELAGEGKFGTIFHSEAEYHHEGLMKVMFDDRGLPTWRHGLPPMLYPTHCTGLIIPVIRERMLEVTAVGWGDGHEVLRTNQYKNPFWNETAFFKTSKGHSARVAVYWHVAAAGSERGQFYGDRMSYLMERPEGTQNTFVRISSQGKTVLDSNGYPEGETEMLADKKANYLERLPEPLRVKSGHGDSHTFLTHEFVRAVLEDRHPTVNVWEAIAYTLPGIIAHQSALRGGESLKIRDYGQAPA; encoded by the coding sequence ATGAGCGAACCCACCGTTTCCCGCCGTGGATTTCTGGGTGTTGCCGGAGCCGCCAGCGTGGCGGCCACCGCATCGCCCGCGCTGCACGCCGCGCCCGGACCGCGCCCCAGCGGGCAACTGCGCATCGGCGTGGTGGGCGGCGGGTTCGGCAACACGTTCTTCTGGCACCTGGATCCCGATTGCAAGGTGGTGGCGGTGTGCGACCTGCTGCCGGAGAAGCAGAAGTTGCTGGCCGAGCGCTACCGCTGCACGAACACCTACAAGAACTTCCGCGAGTTCCTGAAGCATCCCGACCTGGATGCGGTGGCGGTATTCACGCCGGCTCCGCTGCACGCGTTCATGGCGGTGGAGGCGATGAAGGCGGGCAAGCACGTGATCAGCGCCGTACCGGCCGGCCTGAGTGTCGAGGAATTGGAAGAGATCCTCGATACGGTGAAGAAGACCGGGCTGCGCTACATGATGGCGGAGACCAGCTACTACCGGCAGCCGGTGATCACGTGCCGGGAACTGGCCGGGGAAGGGAAGTTCGGGACGATCTTCCACTCCGAGGCCGAGTATCACCACGAAGGCCTGATGAAGGTGATGTTCGACGACCGGGGGCTGCCCACGTGGCGGCACGGCCTGCCGCCGATGCTGTATCCGACGCACTGCACGGGGCTGATTATCCCGGTGATCCGGGAGCGGATGTTGGAGGTGACGGCCGTCGGCTGGGGCGACGGGCACGAGGTGCTGCGGACGAACCAGTATAAGAATCCGTTCTGGAACGAGACCGCATTCTTCAAGACCTCCAAGGGACACTCCGCGCGGGTAGCGGTGTACTGGCACGTGGCGGCGGCAGGCAGCGAGCGCGGACAGTTCTATGGAGACCGCATGTCCTACCTGATGGAACGGCCGGAGGGTACGCAGAACACGTTCGTGCGGATCTCGTCGCAAGGCAAGACCGTGCTCGACTCCAACGGGTATCCGGAAGGCGAGACGGAGATGCTGGCGGACAAGAAGGCCAACTATCTGGAACGGCTGCCCGAGCCCCTGCGGGTGAAGAGCGGTCACGGGGATTCGCACACCTTCCTGACGCACGAGTTTGTGCGCGCCGTGCTGGAAGACCGGCACCCCACGGTGAACGTGTGGGAGGCGATTGCGTATACACTGCCGGGCATCATTGCGCACCAGTCGGCATTGCGCGGCGGCGAGTCGCTGAAGATCCGCGACTACGGCCAGGCGCCGGCCTGA
- a CDS encoding SLC5 family protein: MFGGRLDQLLFALYLVANICLGLWVSRRRKASVKDYFLAGEQLPWYAIGGSIIAANISTEHFIGMVGAAYAVGFVVAQWEWGNWFTFSALVWIFLPYYLRGGIYTMPEFLERRYNKECRYMFAVCSLVLWIVAQMAVVLLAGAKALQGMFGLDPFVTIIGLTILAGSYTIYGGLIAVAWTDFLQFVVLMVGGLIVSYLGLERAGGIVNLMHQFPAKFKIIYPITDPNYPWFGVFTLFLSIGIWYNCTNQFIVQRCLGAKSEWDARMGVIFAGFMKLLLPFLVVIPGIVAFQMFPGLTDPDQAYPRLVKELVPLGLGGVVMAGIASALLSHLSSVLNSCSTVFTMDLYRPFFGKGKSDAHLVSVGRWSGFLILTFAMGLAIWFTRGQHSVFLVIQNVGAWVAAPIAVVFLLGVLWRRATAQAATFVLIFGFPYTALVEYVLFKHVWFLQPFDNWLNRTFLVWATCMVVMVVVSYLTPAPPAASVDGIIWSRKYLDLPESERAYAKGARSLLLWWGLMVGLAGALYAYVIWFQFWGPGRA, translated from the coding sequence ATGTTTGGCGGCCGTCTGGATCAACTGCTGTTCGCCCTGTATCTGGTGGCGAACATTTGCCTTGGCCTGTGGGTGTCGCGGCGGCGCAAGGCGAGCGTCAAGGACTACTTCCTGGCGGGCGAGCAGTTGCCGTGGTACGCGATCGGCGGCTCGATTATCGCCGCCAACATCAGCACGGAGCATTTCATCGGGATGGTGGGCGCCGCCTACGCGGTGGGCTTCGTGGTGGCGCAGTGGGAGTGGGGGAACTGGTTCACGTTCTCGGCCCTGGTCTGGATCTTCCTGCCCTATTACCTGCGCGGCGGCATCTACACGATGCCGGAGTTCCTGGAGCGCCGGTACAACAAAGAATGCCGGTACATGTTTGCCGTCTGTTCGCTGGTGTTGTGGATTGTCGCGCAGATGGCGGTGGTGCTGCTGGCCGGCGCGAAGGCACTGCAGGGGATGTTCGGCCTCGACCCGTTCGTCACGATCATCGGACTGACGATCCTGGCCGGCAGCTATACGATTTATGGCGGGCTCATTGCCGTGGCCTGGACGGACTTCCTGCAGTTCGTTGTGCTGATGGTGGGCGGGCTGATCGTGTCGTACCTGGGGCTGGAGCGCGCCGGCGGCATCGTCAACCTGATGCACCAGTTCCCGGCGAAGTTCAAGATCATCTACCCCATCACGGATCCGAACTATCCGTGGTTCGGGGTGTTCACGCTGTTTCTCTCCATCGGCATCTGGTACAACTGCACGAACCAGTTCATCGTGCAGCGCTGCCTGGGTGCGAAGTCGGAGTGGGATGCGCGCATGGGCGTGATCTTCGCGGGCTTCATGAAACTGCTGCTGCCGTTCCTGGTGGTGATTCCCGGCATCGTGGCGTTCCAGATGTTTCCGGGCTTGACTGACCCGGACCAGGCGTATCCGCGGCTGGTGAAAGAGCTGGTCCCGTTGGGCCTGGGCGGCGTGGTGATGGCGGGCATCGCCAGCGCGCTGCTGTCGCACCTGAGCTCGGTATTGAACTCGTGCAGCACCGTGTTCACGATGGATCTGTACCGGCCGTTCTTCGGGAAAGGCAAGAGTGACGCGCACCTGGTGAGCGTCGGGCGCTGGAGCGGGTTCCTCATTCTCACGTTCGCGATGGGGCTGGCGATCTGGTTTACGCGCGGGCAGCATAGTGTGTTCCTGGTGATCCAGAACGTGGGCGCGTGGGTGGCGGCTCCGATTGCCGTGGTGTTCCTGTTGGGGGTGCTGTGGAGGCGGGCCACGGCGCAGGCCGCGACGTTTGTGCTGATCTTCGGCTTCCCATATACGGCACTGGTGGAGTATGTGCTGTTCAAGCACGTCTGGTTCCTGCAGCCTTTCGACAACTGGCTGAACCGCACGTTCCTGGTGTGGGCGACGTGCATGGTGGTGATGGTGGTGGTGTCCTACCTGACGCCCGCGCCGCCGGCGGCGAGTGTCGACGGCATCATCTGGTCAAGGAAGTATCTGGACCTGCCGGAGTCCGAACGGGCCTATGCCAAGGGGGCGCGGAGCCTGCTGCTGTGGTGGGGGCTGATGGTGGGGCTGGCCGGTGCGCTCTACGCGTACGTGATCTGGTTCCAGTTCTGGGGGCCAGGCCGGGCTTAG
- a CDS encoding IclR family transcriptional regulator — MPTTTTVPSVERALQILEVLDASRRGMNIAELGRKLDIPRSTAHVLVLTLERCGYVTKSASSRNYMLSMKVFNLGREMVQNQKLSEIALEPMKWLSAQARLTSHLAVLENDQAVYVQKVEGPGFIRFDTTVGKRTNLHCTSVGKVLLAYCQEVHRKEFLSKMTYARYTRKTITTAAALRVELAKTAERGYAIDDEEEELEVRCLAVPVFNPRGELVAALSVTGTLGTIVDQSIPPIVSLLQRASARICNYAEAREEHERMEPETKA; from the coding sequence ATGCCGACAACAACGACTGTTCCTTCCGTCGAGAGAGCGCTGCAGATTCTGGAGGTGCTGGATGCCTCGCGGCGCGGCATGAACATCGCGGAACTGGGCCGGAAGCTGGACATCCCCAGGAGCACGGCGCACGTCCTGGTGCTGACGCTGGAGCGCTGCGGCTACGTGACGAAATCGGCCAGCAGCCGGAATTATATGCTGTCGATGAAGGTGTTCAATCTGGGCCGCGAGATGGTGCAGAACCAGAAGCTTTCGGAGATTGCCCTGGAGCCGATGAAGTGGCTGTCGGCGCAGGCGCGGCTGACCAGCCATCTGGCGGTGCTGGAGAACGACCAGGCGGTATATGTCCAGAAGGTGGAGGGCCCCGGGTTCATCCGCTTCGACACGACAGTGGGCAAGCGCACGAACCTGCATTGCACGTCGGTGGGCAAAGTCCTGCTGGCGTACTGCCAGGAGGTGCACCGCAAGGAGTTCCTGTCGAAGATGACGTATGCGCGGTATACGCGGAAGACGATCACGACGGCGGCGGCGCTGCGGGTGGAACTGGCGAAGACCGCGGAGCGCGGCTACGCCATCGACGATGAGGAAGAGGAGTTGGAGGTGCGCTGCCTGGCGGTTCCGGTGTTCAATCCGCGGGGGGAGTTGGTGGCGGCGCTGAGTGTGACCGGCACGCTGGGTACGATCGTCGATCAGAGTATTCCTCCGATTGTGAGCCTGCTGCAGCGGGCCTCGGCGAGGATCTGCAACTATGCGGAAGCGCGGGAGGAGCACGAGCGGATGGAGCCGGAGACAAAGGCATGA
- the dgoD gene encoding galactonate dehydratase, whose product MKITKISTMVVNARMRNWVFVKVETDQPGLYGWGESTLEWKTKGVVGAIEDLSVLLIGQNPLRVEHLWQVMHRQYFWRGGITNFSAISGIDQALWDIKGKECGKPVCELLGGPVRDTLRFYDHLGGGTLEGMYKTVEPEEFGARIQDSLSRGFTAVKAMPIPVSEYIESASTLKRAAKCVEAMRLSAGDDIDIMLDLHARTTPAAAIQFGRMLVDYNLYWYEEPCWPEHTEALVEVARALPYPIATGERLVGRWEFRELFEKRACSIIQPDVSHCGGISEARRIAAMAETYQMSVACHNPQGPVSTAASTHVGFATPNYLIQEMVRADVPWRNDVVSEFIPLEAGICTAPTRPGLGIDINETEAAKYPFQPEVLMAYNHRDGSVADW is encoded by the coding sequence GTGAAAATCACAAAGATCTCCACGATGGTGGTGAATGCCCGGATGCGCAACTGGGTGTTTGTGAAGGTCGAGACGGATCAGCCCGGGCTGTATGGCTGGGGTGAGTCCACGCTCGAATGGAAGACGAAGGGCGTGGTGGGCGCGATTGAGGACCTGTCGGTGTTGCTGATCGGGCAGAATCCGCTGCGGGTGGAGCACCTGTGGCAGGTGATGCACCGGCAGTATTTCTGGCGCGGCGGCATCACGAACTTCTCCGCCATCAGCGGCATCGACCAGGCGTTGTGGGACATCAAGGGCAAGGAGTGCGGCAAGCCGGTCTGCGAACTGCTGGGCGGACCGGTGCGGGATACGCTGCGGTTCTACGATCACCTGGGCGGCGGCACCTTGGAAGGCATGTACAAGACCGTTGAACCGGAAGAGTTTGGCGCGCGGATCCAGGACAGTCTCTCTCGCGGCTTCACGGCCGTGAAGGCGATGCCGATCCCGGTGTCGGAGTACATCGAGAGCGCGTCGACGCTGAAGCGCGCGGCCAAGTGCGTGGAGGCGATGCGCCTGTCGGCCGGTGACGACATCGACATCATGCTCGACCTGCATGCGCGCACGACTCCGGCGGCGGCCATCCAGTTCGGCCGCATGCTGGTGGACTACAACCTCTACTGGTACGAGGAACCGTGCTGGCCGGAGCATACGGAGGCCCTGGTGGAAGTGGCTCGGGCGCTGCCTTACCCCATCGCGACGGGCGAGCGGCTGGTGGGCCGCTGGGAGTTCCGCGAGTTGTTCGAGAAGCGCGCCTGCTCCATCATCCAGCCCGACGTGTCGCACTGTGGGGGCATCAGCGAAGCGCGGCGCATCGCGGCGATGGCCGAGACTTATCAGATGTCCGTGGCGTGCCACAACCCGCAGGGGCCCGTGAGTACGGCGGCGTCGACGCATGTCGGCTTCGCCACCCCGAACTACCTGATCCAGGAGATGGTGCGCGCCGACGTGCCGTGGCGCAACGATGTCGTCAGCGAGTTCATTCCGCTGGAGGCCGGCATCTGCACGGCGCCCACCCGCCCGGGTCTGGGCATCGACATCAATGAAACCGAGGCGGCGAAGTACCCCTTCCAGCCGGAGGTCCTGATGGCCTACAATCACCGCGACGGATCTGTTGCGGACTGGTAG
- a CDS encoding SDR family NAD(P)-dependent oxidoreductase — MEGKLAGRAALVTGASRGIGRAIAVELARLGANVAINYARHREEAMDVAAEIERMGCDAMVIQADVGQRAEDEVMVRSVLEEFGRLDILVNNAAYSVRKPLLEMDPADMERTWAVSLWGAFHCSQFAARLMAERGGGSILMVSSVHASRPYPNCSAYNGAKAAMNQMALTWAVELAPHKIRVNVLEPGWTDTPGERVYYSEDQIVEKGKDLLLGRLATSEEVAKTAAFLVSDDASYVTGAVLRVDGGYAITH, encoded by the coding sequence ATGGAAGGCAAACTGGCGGGTCGCGCGGCGCTCGTAACCGGGGCGTCGCGTGGGATTGGGCGGGCCATCGCGGTGGAACTGGCGCGCTTGGGCGCGAATGTCGCGATCAACTACGCGAGGCATCGCGAAGAGGCGATGGATGTGGCGGCCGAGATCGAACGCATGGGGTGCGACGCCATGGTGATCCAGGCCGATGTTGGGCAACGGGCCGAGGACGAGGTGATGGTCCGCTCGGTGCTCGAAGAGTTCGGCCGGCTGGACATCCTCGTCAACAACGCGGCCTATAGCGTGCGGAAGCCGCTGCTGGAGATGGATCCGGCGGACATGGAACGAACTTGGGCGGTCTCCCTCTGGGGCGCGTTCCATTGCAGCCAGTTCGCGGCGCGCCTCATGGCAGAGCGCGGCGGCGGGTCGATCCTGATGGTCAGCTCCGTGCACGCGTCGCGGCCTTATCCGAACTGTAGCGCCTACAACGGAGCCAAGGCGGCCATGAACCAGATGGCGCTGACGTGGGCCGTGGAGTTGGCGCCGCACAAGATTCGCGTGAACGTGCTGGAGCCCGGCTGGACGGATACGCCGGGTGAGCGGGTCTACTATTCCGAAGACCAGATCGTAGAGAAGGGCAAAGACCTACTGCTGGGCCGCCTGGCCACGTCAGAAGAAGTGGCGAAGACCGCGGCGTTCCTGGTTTCCGATGATGCCTCGTATGTCACGGGGGCGGTGCTGCGCGTGGACGGCGGGTACGCCATCACGCACTAG